The following are encoded in a window of Lacinutrix sp. WUR7 genomic DNA:
- a CDS encoding DUF6095 family protein, which produces METNHTNKDVLAKGLKTMLITIVLMFLGPVLIYIAFSNEDKPLYYPLLIAGITSCICAIYFGFKGINTIMDSMFKKQ; this is translated from the coding sequence ATGGAAACTAATCATACCAACAAAGATGTATTGGCAAAAGGGTTAAAAACAATGCTAATTACTATAGTACTAATGTTTTTAGGTCCAGTATTAATATATATTGCTTTTAGTAATGAAGACAAACCTTTGTATTATCCGTTGCTTATTGCAGGAATAACTAGTTGTATTTGTGCCATCTATTTCGGATTTAAAGGTATCAATACGATTATGGATAGTATGTTTAAAAAACAATAA